One genomic segment of Oceanivirga salmonicida includes these proteins:
- a CDS encoding FGGY-family carbohydrate kinase, giving the protein MKYLLGIDNGGTFSKAALFDENGNQISMHSAPTTTITPKIGYVERNMDELWEITAQVIRKTIEKSNIDPNQIKGVSFSGHGKGLYMVDYNGNPAYNAIASTDTRAWEEVKKWYENGVNIKVYEKTYQEILVTQPVSLLSWIKKNKKELLKNVKYIFSVKDYIRYKITGVANGEYSDFSGSNLINLRTKNYDIELMSLFDLEDCYDKLPPLKHSIDVCGYVIKEVSEKTLLPEGTPVSAGMFDVNACGIASGLINEKEMCMIAGTWSINEYISKKPILNGTIQLNSFFCIPDYYLIEESSPTSAGNMQWFIEKIMNYEKENVENIYELTNEMVESIEPQDTNVIFLPFLNGSNVNPLAKATFIGLTSYHEKKHMLRAVYEGIVFSHITHIKRLLKNREKPKSIKLSGGAANSDVWVQMFADSLQIPIDVIENKEMGAQGAAISAGIAIGVYEDYESAIKRTVKITKTIYPRLEYKEIYEKKYNIYKSVIENLNSVWDKFGN; this is encoded by the coding sequence CTACAACTATTACTCCTAAAATTGGGTACGTAGAAAGAAATATGGATGAATTATGGGAAATCACAGCACAAGTTATAAGGAAAACTATAGAAAAAAGTAATATAGATCCAAATCAAATTAAAGGAGTATCTTTTTCTGGACATGGAAAAGGTTTATATATGGTAGATTATAATGGAAACCCTGCGTATAATGCAATTGCATCAACAGATACAAGAGCATGGGAAGAAGTGAAAAAATGGTATGAAAATGGTGTGAATATTAAAGTATATGAAAAAACTTATCAAGAAATATTGGTTACACAACCTGTTAGTTTATTATCTTGGATAAAAAAAAATAAAAAAGAATTATTAAAAAATGTTAAATATATATTTTCAGTAAAAGATTACATTCGTTATAAAATTACTGGTGTTGCAAATGGTGAATATAGTGATTTTTCAGGATCTAATTTGATAAATTTAAGAACAAAGAATTATGATATAGAATTAATGTCATTATTTGATTTAGAAGATTGTTATGATAAATTACCCCCTTTAAAACATTCAATAGATGTATGTGGGTATGTTATTAAAGAAGTGAGTGAAAAAACTTTACTTCCTGAAGGGACACCTGTATCTGCTGGTATGTTTGATGTCAATGCTTGTGGAATTGCATCTGGGTTAATTAATGAAAAAGAAATGTGTATGATTGCAGGTACTTGGAGTATAAATGAATATATTTCTAAAAAACCAATTTTAAATGGGACCATACAATTAAATTCATTCTTTTGTATACCAGATTATTATCTTATTGAGGAAAGTAGTCCAACTTCAGCTGGGAATATGCAATGGTTTATTGAAAAAATTATGAATTATGAAAAAGAAAATGTTGAGAATATATATGAATTAACAAATGAAATGGTTGAATCAATAGAACCGCAAGATACTAATGTAATTTTCTTGCCATTTTTAAATGGGTCTAATGTTAATCCATTAGCTAAGGCAACATTTATAGGTTTAACTTCATATCATGAAAAAAAACATATGTTAAGAGCTGTTTATGAAGGCATAGTTTTTTCGCATATTACACATATTAAAAGATTATTAAAAAATAGAGAAAAACCAAAATCAATTAAATTATCTGGTGGTGCTGCAAATTCAGATGTTTGGGTTCAAATGTTTGCAGATTCTTTACAAATACCAATAGATGTTATAGAAAATAAAGAAATGGGAGCACAAGGGGCTGCTATATCTGCTGGAATAGCTATTGGAGTATATGAAGATTATGAAAGTGCAATAAAGAGAACAGTTAAAATAACAAAAACAATTTATCCTAGATTAGAATATAAGGAAATATATGAAAAAAAATATAATATATATAAATCCGTAATTGAAAACCTTAATAGTGTATGGGATAAATTTGGAAATTAA
- a CDS encoding Fic family protein, producing the protein MKLKNNRAGNLKYMNTGYTTYIPNKLSNINIEIDNKMNLLLNKAYLLLGRLDGITITLPDIDLFVLMYVQKESTLSSQIEGTQASLIDVLQKERLENNKNNIKETEEIVNYIKATKFAFEKLKELPLCMRLIKEVHKVLLYNIRGSEKELGEFRNSQNWIGYTGCNLNTATYIPPAVEYMTKALYELEEYINNESNIPNIIKIALIHYQFETIHPFLDGNGRIGRLLIILFLKEVGLINYPVLYLSYYFKKNRSEYYDLLMKVRFEGKYEEFIKFFITGIIEVCKDSLKSIRDILELKKQDIEKINAIGKGNILNLLKIYDYSLKHPFLNSKDLENEFDISKPTINKLLDILLDLGIFELVDKDKKRYKEYVYRKYVDILSEGTDVN; encoded by the coding sequence ATGAAATTGAAAAATAATAGAGCAGGTAATTTAAAATACATGAATACAGGATACACAACATATATACCTAATAAATTATCTAATATAAATATAGAAATAGATAATAAAATGAATTTATTATTAAATAAAGCATATTTGTTATTAGGTAGATTAGATGGTATAACTATTACATTACCAGATATAGATTTATTTGTTTTAATGTATGTTCAAAAAGAGTCTACACTTAGTTCCCAAATAGAAGGAACACAAGCATCTTTAATAGATGTGTTGCAAAAAGAAAGATTAGAAAATAATAAAAATAATATAAAAGAAACAGAAGAAATAGTTAATTATATAAAGGCAACAAAATTTGCATTTGAAAAATTAAAAGAATTACCTTTATGTATGAGATTAATAAAAGAAGTACATAAAGTATTATTATATAATATTCGTGGTAGTGAAAAAGAATTAGGAGAATTTAGAAATAGTCAAAATTGGATAGGTTATACAGGATGTAATTTAAATACAGCAACATATATACCACCAGCAGTAGAATATATGACAAAAGCTTTGTATGAACTTGAGGAGTATATAAATAATGAATCTAATATACCCAATATTATAAAAATAGCATTAATACATTATCAATTTGAAACTATCCACCCATTTCTTGATGGCAATGGAAGAATAGGAAGATTACTTATAATATTGTTTTTAAAAGAAGTAGGATTAATAAATTATCCTGTATTATATTTAAGTTATTATTTTAAAAAGAATAGAAGTGAATATTACGATTTACTTATGAAAGTTAGATTTGAAGGTAAATATGAAGAGTTTATTAAATTTTTCATAACAGGAATAATAGAGGTGTGTAAAGATTCATTGAAATCTATACGAGATATATTAGAACTAAAAAAACAGGATATTGAAAAAATTAATGCAATAGGAAAAGGGAATATTCTAAATTTATTAAAAATATATGACTATTCATTAAAACATCCATTTTTAAATTCTAAGGATTTAGAAAATGAATTTGATATTAGTAAACCAACTATAAATAAATTATTAGATATATTATTAGATTTAGGAATATTTGAATTAGTAGATAAAGATAAAAAAAGATACAAGGAATATGTATATAGAAAATATGTGGATATATTATCTGAGGGGACAGATGTAAATTAA
- a CDS encoding xylulokinase, with protein MDENIKTYIKNGKAILGIELGSTRIKAILIDDNNMPIASGEFNWQNQLIDGIWTYDLKYVEKALSNCYMDLKRNVLKKYKVTITNLKALGISGMMHGYIVLDKNNKPIAPFKTWRNNISKEASIKLSNLFNYPIPQRWSIAHYYQCMLNNEKYVKDVCFLTTLSGYVHYLLTGEKVLGIGDASGIFPIDLKTKDYNKVMIKQFNELSRKHKINNDIYKIMPKVLIAGENAGILTKEGVKLLDKESDLCSGIPMAAPEGDAGTGMIATNTIKEKTGNVSAGTSIFAMVVLEKELSKIYEQIDLVTTPTGKLVAMAHSNNCTTNLDSWINLFMEVIELTGNKVSKTKLYELLYTKALSCKEIEDGIMSYGYISGEHMTGFSEGRPLLVRKPDALFNIANFMRANLFTTLGSIKIGLDILLKEENVKIEKLYAHGGLFKTKLVGQMFMSAAINSYVSVGEIAGEGGAWGIALLASYLVNKSKREKLENFLDNKVFVLNNKETVIKAPKELVESFEKFMIVYKNCLEIERSAVNCLK; from the coding sequence GTGGACGAAAATATAAAAACATATATAAAAAATGGTAAAGCCATTTTAGGGATAGAATTAGGTTCAACAAGAATTAAAGCAATACTTATAGATGATAATAATATGCCTATTGCATCTGGTGAATTTAATTGGCAAAATCAACTAATTGATGGTATATGGACTTATGATTTGAAATATGTTGAAAAAGCCTTATCAAATTGTTACATGGATTTAAAAAGAAATGTATTAAAAAAATATAAAGTTACAATAACAAATCTGAAAGCACTAGGTATTAGTGGAATGATGCATGGTTATATAGTTCTTGATAAAAATAATAAACCAATAGCTCCTTTTAAAACTTGGAGAAATAATATTTCAAAAGAAGCAAGTATTAAGCTAAGTAATTTATTTAATTATCCCATTCCTCAAAGATGGAGTATAGCACATTATTATCAATGTATGTTAAATAATGAAAAATATGTTAAAGATGTTTGTTTTTTAACAACTTTATCAGGGTATGTTCATTATTTGTTAACAGGAGAAAAAGTTTTAGGTATAGGAGATGCATCTGGTATATTTCCAATAGACTTAAAAACAAAAGATTATAATAAAGTTATGATTAAACAGTTTAATGAATTATCTAGAAAACATAAAATAAATAATGATATATATAAAATAATGCCTAAAGTTTTAATTGCTGGAGAAAATGCAGGGATATTAACAAAAGAAGGTGTTAAATTACTAGATAAAGAATCGGACTTATGTTCAGGTATACCTATGGCAGCACCTGAAGGTGATGCAGGAACAGGAATGATTGCGACTAATACTATCAAAGAAAAAACAGGGAATGTATCAGCAGGGACATCCATATTTGCTATGGTAGTATTAGAAAAAGAATTATCTAAAATTTATGAACAAATAGACTTAGTTACTACTCCTACTGGTAAATTAGTTGCTATGGCACATTCTAATAATTGTACAACAAATTTAGATTCTTGGATTAATTTGTTTATGGAAGTTATAGAATTAACTGGGAATAAGGTAAGTAAAACAAAATTATATGAATTATTATATACAAAAGCTTTAAGCTGTAAAGAGATAGAAGATGGGATAATGAGTTATGGATATATTTCTGGAGAACATATGACAGGGTTTAGTGAAGGAAGACCATTATTAGTTAGAAAACCAGATGCTTTATTTAATATTGCAAATTTTATGAGAGCAAATTTGTTTACTACACTAGGATCTATTAAAATAGGTTTAGATATACTTTTAAAAGAAGAAAATGTAAAAATAGAAAAATTATATGCACATGGTGGATTATTTAAAACTAAACTTGTTGGGCAAATGTTTATGTCTGCTGCCATAAATTCATATGTTTCTGTTGGAGAAATAGCTGGAGAAGGAGGAGCGTGGGGAATTGCTTTATTGGCTTCATATCTTGTTAATAAATCTAAAAGAGAAAAATTAGAGAATTTTTTAGATAATAAAGTATTCGTGTTAAATAATAAAGAAACAGTTATAAAAGCTCCTAAAGAATTAGTTGAATCTTTTGAAAAATTTATGATAGTATATAAAAATTGTTTAGAAATAGAAAGAAGTGCAGTAAATTGTTTAAAATAA